The Mycobacterium seoulense genome has a window encoding:
- a CDS encoding aldehyde dehydrogenase family protein — protein MTEAVKVRFEPKMMIDGKLVDGQAGTFTNINPATEEPLGEVADASKEDMHRAIDAARRAFDESDWSTNRELRKRCLLQLHEAIESEKEELREELILEVGSPRAITFGPQLDAPLEDGLKYPARLIDEYAWETDLGDKVISLTGTLTTRKVWREPVGVVGAIVPWNFPFEVTLNKLGQALGTGNTVVLKPAPNTPFNATRLGRLIAEKTDIPAGVVNVVTASDHFVGEELTLSPKVDLISFTGSTVVGQRIMEKGAATMKRLFLELGGKSATIVLEDADFGMACAIGIAPCMHAGQGCANPTRMLLPRSRYDEGVEILKSIYENVTCGDPQDPGTLCGPVISEVQRNRVMGYIRKGVEEGATALVGGPDAPTGFDKGFYVRPTLFTDVDNSMTIAQEEIFGPVLAVIPFEDEEDAIRIANDSKYGLAGNVMSGSLERSLAVARRIRAGFMGVNGGAPYGADTPFGGYKYSGVGRQNGVAGFDQYTEIKSVGYPAG, from the coding sequence ATGACCGAGGCTGTAAAGGTGCGTTTCGAGCCGAAGATGATGATCGACGGCAAGCTCGTCGACGGCCAAGCCGGCACCTTCACCAACATCAACCCCGCCACCGAAGAGCCGCTCGGCGAGGTCGCCGACGCATCCAAGGAGGACATGCACCGCGCGATCGACGCCGCCCGGCGCGCCTTCGACGAGAGCGACTGGTCGACCAACCGGGAGCTGCGCAAGCGTTGCCTGCTGCAGCTGCACGAGGCGATCGAATCGGAGAAGGAAGAGCTGCGCGAGGAGCTGATCCTCGAGGTGGGATCGCCGCGGGCCATCACCTTCGGGCCCCAGCTGGACGCCCCGCTGGAGGACGGGCTGAAGTACCCCGCCAGGTTGATCGACGAGTACGCCTGGGAGACCGACCTGGGTGACAAGGTGATCAGCCTGACCGGCACGCTGACCACCCGCAAGGTGTGGCGCGAGCCGGTGGGCGTCGTCGGCGCGATCGTGCCGTGGAACTTCCCGTTCGAGGTGACCCTCAACAAGCTCGGGCAGGCGCTGGGCACCGGCAACACCGTGGTGCTCAAGCCGGCGCCGAACACGCCGTTCAACGCGACCCGGCTGGGCCGGTTGATCGCCGAGAAGACCGACATCCCCGCGGGCGTGGTCAACGTCGTCACCGCGTCGGATCACTTTGTGGGCGAGGAACTTACGCTCTCGCCCAAGGTCGACCTGATCTCCTTCACCGGGTCGACGGTGGTGGGGCAGCGGATCATGGAAAAGGGCGCCGCGACCATGAAGCGGCTGTTCCTCGAGCTCGGGGGCAAGTCGGCCACCATCGTGTTGGAGGACGCCGACTTCGGCATGGCGTGCGCGATCGGGATCGCACCCTGCATGCACGCCGGGCAGGGCTGCGCGAATCCCACCCGGATGCTGTTGCCGCGGTCCCGCTACGACGAGGGCGTGGAAATCCTCAAGAGCATCTACGAGAACGTCACGTGCGGCGACCCGCAGGACCCGGGAACGCTGTGCGGGCCGGTGATCTCGGAGGTGCAGCGCAACCGCGTGATGGGCTACATCCGCAAGGGCGTCGAAGAGGGCGCGACCGCGCTCGTCGGCGGGCCGGACGCGCCCACCGGCTTCGACAAGGGTTTCTACGTCAGGCCAACGCTTTTCACCGATGTCGACAACTCCATGACCATCGCCCAGGAGGAGATCTTCGGCCCGGTGCTCGCCGTCATCCCGTTCGAGGACGAGGAGGACGCGATCCGGATCGCCAACGACAGCAAGTACGGCCTGGCCGGCAACGTGATGTCGGGCTCGCTGGAGCGCTCGCTGGCGGTGGCCCGCCGGATCCGGGCCGGCTTCATGGGCGTCAACGGCGGCGCACCGTACGGCGCCGACACCCCGTTCGGCGGTTACAAGTACAGCGGGGTGGGCCGGCAGAACGGGGTCGCCGGGTTCGACCAGTACACCGAGATCAAATCGGTCGGCTACCCCGCCGGCTAG
- a CDS encoding cytochrome P450 yields MEQLFDDLEDFGAFDDAVSGDVRDPYTELARLRREDPVQRLDVSGMPHEESKPVFIVYRYEEAQQMLRDNETFSSAAVIAAFGPVLGERVMLGMDEPVHGRLRSLVSKAFSQKALARWEDELVGRVGNSLIDKFAANGKADLVKEFTFDYPSQIIAGLLGLPEEDYPQFQRWSISLLSWILNPERGLAASAALCDYFAPILQARRAEPKDDLISALAEAEIDGEKLADEEIYSFLRLLLPAGVETTYRSLGSLLLGLLSDPTQLDAIRADRSLLPQAIEEGVRWEPPLLTITRVATRDTELGGVPIPEGSTVMPMLGSANRQEDRYPDPDRFDIFRSSRAHLGWGHGVHVCLGMHLARLEMRTAVNLLLDRLPNLRLDPDADDPHIRGQVFRSPTSVPVLFDPQ; encoded by the coding sequence ATGGAACAGCTTTTCGACGACCTGGAGGACTTCGGCGCCTTCGACGACGCGGTCTCGGGCGACGTGCGCGACCCGTACACGGAACTGGCGCGGCTGCGCCGCGAGGACCCCGTTCAGCGCCTGGACGTTTCCGGGATGCCGCATGAGGAATCCAAACCGGTCTTCATCGTCTACCGCTACGAAGAAGCCCAGCAGATGCTGCGCGACAACGAGACGTTCTCGTCTGCGGCCGTCATCGCCGCGTTCGGCCCGGTGCTGGGGGAGCGCGTCATGCTGGGCATGGACGAACCGGTGCACGGGCGGCTGCGGTCACTGGTGTCAAAGGCGTTCTCGCAGAAGGCCCTGGCGCGCTGGGAGGACGAGCTTGTCGGGCGGGTGGGCAACAGCCTGATCGACAAGTTCGCGGCGAACGGAAAGGCCGACCTGGTCAAGGAATTCACCTTCGACTACCCGAGCCAGATCATCGCGGGCCTGCTGGGCCTGCCGGAGGAGGACTATCCGCAGTTCCAGCGGTGGTCGATCTCGTTGCTGAGTTGGATCCTGAACCCCGAACGCGGCCTTGCCGCCTCGGCCGCGCTCTGTGACTACTTCGCACCTATCCTGCAGGCCCGCCGCGCCGAACCCAAGGACGATCTGATCAGCGCGCTGGCTGAGGCGGAGATCGACGGGGAGAAGCTCGCGGACGAGGAGATCTACTCGTTTCTGCGCCTGCTGCTGCCCGCCGGGGTGGAGACGACGTACCGGTCGTTGGGCAGCCTGCTGCTGGGCCTGCTTTCGGATCCCACACAGCTGGACGCCATCCGCGCGGACCGGTCGCTGCTGCCGCAGGCCATCGAGGAGGGCGTGCGGTGGGAGCCGCCCCTGCTGACCATCACCCGGGTGGCCACCCGGGACACCGAACTCGGCGGGGTGCCGATACCGGAAGGCTCGACGGTGATGCCGATGCTGGGCTCCGCCAACCGCCAGGAAGACCGCTACCCCGATCCGGACAGGTTCGACATCTTCCGCTCATCCAGGGCCCACCTGGGCTGGGGGCACGGCGTGCACGTCTGCCTCGGCATGCACCTGGCGCGGCTGGAAATGCGCACCGCCGTCAACCTTTTGCTCGACCGGCTGCCCAACCTGCGGCTAGACCCCGACGCGGACGACCCGCACATCCGCGGGCAGGTCTTCCGCTCGCCCACGTCGGTGCCGGTGCTGTTCGACCCCCAATGA
- a CDS encoding SDR family oxidoreductase yields MAEPRSVVITGASRGLGFASAVRLYREGWRVVAAMRTPDGGLPLLREATGAAHDDDRLVGVQLDLLDPASISAAAKAIEEAVGAPYALVHNAGISAAGMVEETDMALWHRMFQTNVMGPVALTQALLPSMRAAGEGRIVLVSSAAGVRGQPATAPYSAAKGALERWGEAMACEIAPFGLGVTVLVAGTYDTEIITDAGTTDDRDLGGPYARLHNTMNSRGRAAMKLARPPERFADGLVKALDDRVPFRRRGIGPDASMLLAANRILPASGMHHMSRVVLGIPRQGSMRDGAWPLTVGQRAMVFAARVLPQPVLQRLAALAAKRRRGNEG; encoded by the coding sequence ATGGCTGAGCCGCGCAGCGTCGTCATCACCGGCGCGTCCCGAGGTCTGGGGTTCGCGTCGGCGGTGCGCCTGTACCGCGAAGGCTGGCGCGTGGTCGCGGCCATGCGCACACCCGACGGCGGGCTCCCGCTGCTGCGGGAGGCCACCGGGGCCGCGCACGACGACGACCGGCTGGTCGGCGTGCAGCTCGACCTGCTCGATCCCGCGTCGATCTCAGCGGCGGCCAAGGCCATCGAGGAAGCCGTCGGCGCTCCCTATGCGCTGGTGCACAACGCCGGGATCTCCGCCGCCGGAATGGTGGAAGAGACCGATATGGCCTTGTGGCACAGGATGTTCCAAACCAACGTCATGGGCCCGGTTGCGCTCACCCAGGCATTGCTGCCATCGATGCGGGCGGCCGGCGAGGGACGCATCGTCCTGGTCTCCAGTGCGGCCGGGGTGCGCGGCCAGCCGGCCACCGCGCCGTACTCGGCGGCCAAGGGCGCGTTGGAGCGGTGGGGTGAAGCGATGGCGTGCGAGATCGCGCCCTTCGGACTGGGCGTCACCGTCCTGGTTGCCGGCACGTACGACACCGAGATCATCACCGACGCGGGCACCACCGACGATCGCGACCTCGGCGGTCCGTACGCCCGGCTGCACAACACCATGAACAGCCGGGGCAGGGCCGCGATGAAACTCGCCAGGCCACCCGAGCGGTTCGCCGACGGCCTGGTCAAGGCGCTGGATGACCGGGTGCCCTTCCGCCGCCGCGGGATCGGACCGGATGCGTCGATGCTGTTGGCGGCCAACAGGATCCTGCCGGCTTCCGGCATGCATCACATGTCGCGGGTCGTGCTTGGCATACCCAGGCAGGGTTCGATGCGGGACGGCGCCTGGCCGCTGACGGTGGGCCAACGGGCGATGGTGTTCGCGGCGCGCGTTCTACCGCAGCCGGTGTTGCAACGCTTGGCCGCGCTGGCGGCGAAGCGCCGCAGGGGAAATGAGGGGTAA
- a CDS encoding spirocyclase AveC family protein, whose amino-acid sequence MSTGQSTSPVAQEQSASPRHAGQRGWGGWIAGAALAAFALFFIANCRVALDPRVANPNVQGRPRPVKFIFGLDYITFLHVATCVMLLVLLAVFIRGWRRNPGSPVMLMFLCTTLIVWQDPIMNWSPFAVYNPDLIHWPESWPLVSLSPTVEPFVVFGYVMFYFGPYFPAIWILRKLQAKYGPTAFVSRHPLVSLGLLTCAIGFVFDAWLEIQLVHMGMYIYSQVIPWGSVFTGTTFQFPLIWESFSVTFVMVPAAILCYRDDTGKSVAEKLAAKARIFPTRPVLGTFLVMFAIINVSYFAYGAWFWAIKVSHAATSVACPWPYPEAKVYDPQGFYEKAGAKGPYSVGIWSTWASGEPNGRPHVDPPPPGVGPCATPSAHG is encoded by the coding sequence ATGAGCACTGGCCAATCCACATCGCCGGTGGCGCAGGAGCAATCCGCGTCCCCGCGGCACGCCGGGCAGCGGGGCTGGGGCGGCTGGATCGCCGGCGCCGCCCTCGCCGCGTTCGCGCTCTTCTTCATCGCGAATTGCCGCGTCGCCCTGGACCCACGCGTCGCAAACCCGAACGTGCAGGGCCGGCCCCGCCCGGTGAAGTTCATCTTCGGCCTGGACTACATCACCTTCCTGCACGTTGCCACCTGCGTCATGCTGCTCGTGTTGCTGGCGGTGTTCATCAGGGGCTGGCGCCGCAACCCCGGCAGCCCCGTGATGCTGATGTTCCTGTGCACCACGCTGATCGTGTGGCAGGACCCGATCATGAACTGGTCGCCGTTCGCGGTCTACAACCCCGACCTGATCCACTGGCCGGAGTCGTGGCCGCTGGTCTCGCTGTCGCCGACCGTCGAGCCCTTCGTCGTATTCGGTTATGTGATGTTCTATTTCGGGCCCTACTTCCCGGCGATCTGGATCCTGCGCAAACTGCAGGCCAAGTACGGGCCGACGGCGTTCGTGTCGCGCCACCCGCTGGTCAGCCTGGGCCTGCTGACCTGTGCGATCGGCTTCGTCTTCGACGCCTGGCTGGAAATTCAGCTCGTCCACATGGGCATGTACATCTACTCCCAGGTGATCCCGTGGGGCTCGGTGTTCACCGGCACGACGTTCCAGTTCCCGCTGATCTGGGAGTCGTTCTCGGTGACCTTCGTGATGGTTCCGGCGGCGATACTCTGCTACCGCGACGACACCGGTAAATCGGTGGCGGAGAAGCTGGCCGCGAAGGCCAGGATCTTCCCGACGCGTCCGGTGCTCGGCACATTTCTGGTGATGTTCGCCATCATCAACGTGTCCTACTTCGCCTACGGGGCGTGGTTCTGGGCCATCAAGGTCAGTCACGCGGCGACCTCCGTCGCCTGCCCGTGGCCGTATCCGGAAGCCAAAGTGTATGACCCGCAAGGGTTCTACGAGAAGGCCGGCGCCAAAGGCCCGTACTCGGTCGGTATCTGGTCGACGTGGGCGAGCGGTGAACCGAACGGGCGGCCGCACGTCGATCCGCCGCCGCCGGGTGTGGGCCCCTGCGCAACCCCGAGCGCGCATGGCTGA